A single genomic interval of Camelina sativa cultivar DH55 chromosome 11, Cs, whole genome shotgun sequence harbors:
- the LOC104726103 gene encoding probable serine/threonine-protein kinase WNK11 — protein sequence MMTCASADTLDKDKDSEKDKDKDSEFFVEVDPTGRYGRYGELLGSGAVKKVYRAFDQEEGIEVAWNQVKLRCFSDDPAMTERLYSEVRLLKNLKNSNIIALYKVWRDERNNTLNFITEICTSGNLREYRKKHRHVSMRALKKWSKQILKGLDYLPTHEPCIIHRDLNCSNIFVNGNIGQVKIGDLGLAAIVGKNHLAHSILGTPEFMAPELYEENYTEMVDIYSYGMCVLELVALEIPYSECDSVAKIYKRVSTGLKPEALNKVRDPEAKAFIEKCIAQPRARPSAAELLCDPFFDGILDDDDEDTGNNDNDGAGRIVS from the exons ATG ATGACTTGTGCGAGCGCCGATACATTAGACAAAGACAAGGATAGTGAAAAGGACAAGGACAAGGACTCGGAGTTTTTCGTAGAGGTCGATCCGACAGGTAGATACGGTCGGTACGGCGAACTTCTCGGTTCAGGGGCCGTCAAGAAAGTCTACAGAGCCTTTGACCAAGAAGAAGGCATCGAAGTGGCTTGGAACCAAGTTAAACTGAGATGTTTTTCCGACGATCCAGCCATGACCGAGAGGCTTTACTCGGAGGTCAGGTTGCTTaagaacctcaagaacagtaACATCATCGCCCTGTATAAGGTCTGGAGAGACGAGAGAAACAACACCTTGAACTTCATCACCGAGATCTGTACCTCCGGGAACCTGAGAGAGTACCGGAAGAAGCACAGACACGTCTCTATGAGAGCTTTGAAGAAGTGGTCCAAACAGATTCTCAAAGGCTTGGATTATCTCCCCACCCACGAGCCTTGTATCATCCACAGAGACCTTAACTGCAGCAATATCTTCGTCAATGGCAACATCGGCCAA GTCAAGATTGGAGATTTGGGTTTAGCGGCTATCGTTGGGAAGAACCATTTAGCTCACTCGATCCTTGGGACACCAGAGTTCATGGCTCCTGAGCTATACGAAGAGAACTACACGGAGATGGTTGACATATACTCCTATGGAATGTGCGTTTTGGAGCTTGTAGCTCTTGAGATTCCATATAGCGAATGTGATAGCGTCgcgaaaatatataaaagggtGAGCACTGGCCTCAAACCAGAAGCTCTGAACAAAGTTAGGGATCCAGAAGCTAAGGCCTTTATTGAAAAATGCATCGCGCAGCCGAGAGCTAGACCTTCTGCAGCTGAGCTCCTCTGTGACCCGTTCTTTGATGGTATactagatgatgatgacgaagacACCGGAAACAATGACAATGATGGAGCTGGTCGTATTGTTTCTTGA
- the LOC104726105 gene encoding probable WRKY transcription factor 20 — MDPDDVSNHRKEKESRRDCCGARYKLMSPAKLPISRSSCITIPPGLSPTSFLESPVLLSNIKAEPSPTTGSLFKPQAVHASSSPYRGSSSTIHQNIFHEQHSTDFELRPLPASNMFCAELDKRTSESPLQFQSHSLKHSPSSLTEVAASSTEISRPHQTTPSVSDIPERSDPDESAQTSQNDSKASQPFILADDGYNWRKYGQKHVKGSEFPRSYYKCTHPNCEVKKLFERSYDGLITEIIYKGTHDHPKPQPSRRNSGGLVMPAQEERLDKHSSLNGRDEKGSSFYNLPPPLEQNGNPDVSPVSANDDGGDVAMSDKNNDDMDDNDPFSKRRRLDGAMEITPLVKPIREPRVVVQTLSEVDILDDGYRWRKYGQKVVRGNLNPRSYYKCTATGCPVRKHVERASHDPKAVITTYEGKHNHDVPTARSNNNNHDMSVPRFRPEETTDTISLNLGVGIASGGPDHPSNEHSHPHQQQQQQHIRPEFIHQTQTNGTAGFRFVHGPPMGSYYGNSLNAGKNHQL; from the exons ATGGACCCAGATGATGTTTCTAATCATCGCAAGGAGAAGGAGTCTCGACGCGATTGTTGTGGTGCGAGGTATAAACTGATGTCTCCGGCGAAACTTCCGATCTCAAGATCGTCTTGTATCACTATCCCTCCTGGGTTAAGTCCTACTTCGTTTCTCGAGTCTCCTGTTCTTCTCTCCAACATCAAG GCAGAACCTTCTCCTACTACTGGTTCATTGTTCAAGCCTCAAGCAGTTCATGCTAGTTCGAGTCCCTATAGAGGGAGTAGTAGTACAATTCATCAGAATATCTTTCACGAGCAACACTCTACCGATTTTGAGTTAAGACCTCTTCCTGCATCCAATATG TTCTGTGCAGAGCTAGACAAGCGTACAAGTGAATCGCCACTCCAGTTTCAAAGCCATAGTTTAAAACACTCACCATCTTCACTCACTGAGGTTGCAGCTTCCTCAACTGAGATAAGTCGACCTCATCAGACAACACCATCAGTGTCTGATATTCCCGAGAGATCTGATCCAGATGAATCAGCTCAGACATCTCAAAACGATTCCAAAGCAAGTCAACCGTTTATCTTGGCTGATGATGGCTATAACTGGAGAAAGTACGGTCAAAAACATGTGAAAGGAAGTGAATTTCCACGGAGCTATTATAAGTGCACACATCCTAATTGTGAAGTGAAAAAGCTATTCGAAAGGTCTTATGATGGACTCATAACTGAGATCATATACAAAGGAACACATGACCATCCTAAACCGCAACCTAGTCGGCGAAACTCAGGTGGTCTTGTTATGCCTGCACAAGAAGAAAGACTGGACAAGCATTCTTCTTTAAACGGCCGAGATG AGAAAGGGTCTAGCTTCTACAACTTGCCTCCTCCTCTTGAGCAAAACGGTAATCCAGATGTATCTCCTGTCTCTGCAAATGACGATGGTGGAGACGTTGCAATGTCAGATAAGAACAACGATGACATGGATGACAATGATCCATTCTCAAAACGAAG GAGGTTGGATGGGGCAATGGAAATAACTCCACTTGTTAAACCAATAAGAGAACCTCGCGTTGTTGTTCAAACTCTGAGTGAAGTTGACATATTGGATGATGGTTATAGGTGGCGTAAATATGGCCAGAAAGTCGTAAGAGGCAACCTTAATCCCAG GAGCTATTACAAATGCACGGCTACTGGATGTCCAGTGAGAAAACATGTGGAGAGAGCGTCACACGATCCAAAAGCTGTTATAACCACATACGAAGGCAAACACAATCACGATGTACCAACAGCAAGGTCGAACAACAACAATCATGACATGTCAGTGCCCAGATTCAGACCAGAAGAGACCACTGACACAATCAGCCTCAACTTAGGTGTTGGAATCGCATCTGGCGGTCCTGACCATCCATCAAACGAGCATTCACATCCgcatcagcagcaacaacaacaacatattcGACCTGAATTTATACACCAAACTCAAACCAATGGAACTGCTGGATTCAGGTTTGTTCATGGACCTCCCATGGGATCCTACTATGGCAATAGCTTAAACGCCggtaaaaatcatcaattataA
- the LOC104726104 gene encoding uncharacterized protein LOC104726104 gives MEAYASSSSSLCRVPSLWTVGSRPSQIKSTASFVSPGTRRRRRRSHGLMMISNRRRLRTTSAALSELADTVAETGKSEITWQIIVGTIAGIIPFVVAGVEFSKRIIAQKRCEQCRGTGLVFRDKKYFRCPECGGFLPWQSWRRFFTG, from the exons ATGGAGgcttatgcttcttcttcttcttcactgtgTCGAGTTCCGTCTCTGTGGACCGTTGGATCAAGACCAAGTCAGATTAAATCTACGGCTAGTTTCGTATCTCcgggaacaagaagaagaagaagaagaagccacggCTTGATGATGATTAGTAATCGACGGCGACTCAGAACGACGTCGGCGGCTCTAAGTGAACTCGCTGACACGGTGGCGGAGACGGGCAAATCTGAGATTACGTGGCAGATTATAGTTGGAACTATTG CTGGAATCATACCATTCGTTGTTGCAGGTGTTGAATTCAGCAAAAGAATA ATTGCACAGAAGAGATGTGAACAATGTAGAGGAACAGGACTTGTTTTTAGAGACAAGAAATATTTCCGTTGTCCTGAGTGTG GTGGGTTTCTTCCATGGCAGTCATGGAGAAGATTCTTTACAGGCTGA
- the LOC104726106 gene encoding transcription termination factor MTERF9, chloroplastic-like, whose product MAGFSLYCFINPQILFTLPSESPLFVLGSDKCSPETRRRRGRKTRGFFVSYAHSNPKIINPKKKSRYGQTLSPYDSDEEEELDDESDDDDDDDWLLNDDFAEVAEYEKKKPKSQKQPIAKKGGKKGIVKSWETPEESETDEDDLDIGISRNVSSEKKKKKEKESWRLDGRGKVNSRKYVEKLYPRLSEEIDLDPKWVPLLDYLTTFGLKESHFVQMYERHMPSLQINVLSAQERLDYLLSVGVKHRDIKRMLLRQPQILQYTIENNLKAHISFLMGLGIPNSKIGQIVAATPSLFSYSVENSLRPTIRYLIEEVGINETDVGKVVQLSPQILVQRLDITWNTRYMFLSKELGAPRDSVVKMVKKHPQLLHYSIDDGFLPRINFLRSIGMCNSDILKVLTSLTQVLSLSLEDNLKPKYMYLVNELNNEVHILTKYPMYLSLSLDQRIRPRHRFLVELKKVRKGPFPLSSLVPNDESFCQQWAGTSVDKYLAFRQRLLLKEFANKYEKRG is encoded by the exons ATGGCGGGTTTCTCACTGTACTGTTTTATAAACCCTCAAATTCTCTTTACTCTTCCGTCGGAGTCACCTCTCTTTGTTTTGGGTTCTGATAAATGTTCGCCGGAGACGAGACGGCGGCGGGGTAGAAAGACTCGTGGGTTCTTCGTATCGTACGCTCACTCTAACCCGAAGATAATCAATCCGAAGAAGAAGTCGAGGTATGGGCAAACCTTATCTCCGTATGacagtgatgaagaagaagagctagaTGATGAGagtgatgacgatgatgatgatgactggTTACTTAAT GATGACTTCGCTGAGGTTGCAGAGtatgaaaagaagaagccaaagtCACAGAAGCAACCTATTGCTAAGAAAG GTGGGAAGAAAGGGATCGTCAAAAGTTGGGAAACACCTGAAGAAAGCGAGACTGATGAAGACGATCTTGATATAGGCATTAGTCGAAATGTCTcctctgagaagaagaagaagaaggagaaagagtcTTGGCGTTTGGACGGTCGAGGAAAG GTGAATTCGAGGAAATATGTGGAGAAACTGTACCCTCGACTGTCAGAAGAGATCGATTTGGATCCAAAATGGGTACCACTTCTGGATTACTTGACCACGTTTGGTCTGAAAGAATCACACTTTGTTCAAATGTACGAGAGGCACATGCCATCCCTTCAGATTAATGTGTTATCAGCGCAAGAGAGACTTGATTACTTGTTGAGTGTCGGTGTTAAACACAGAGATATCAAGAGGATGCTCTTGAGACAACCACAGATACTTCAGTACACTATTGAGAACAATCTCAAAGCTCACATTTCCTTTCTGATGGGTCTTGGAATCCCTAATTCCAAAATAGGACAGATAGTTGCTGCTACCCCGTCTCTGTTCTCTTACAGTGTAGAGAATTCACTGAGACCCACGATAAGGTATTTGATCGAAGAGGTTGGGATAAACGAAACCGATGTTGGAAAAGTCGTGCAACTTAGCCCTCAGATTTTGGTTCAGCGGCTTGATATAACATGGAACACTCGCTACATGTTTCTCTCCAAGGAGTTAGGAGCACCTAGAGACAGCGtagtgaagatggtgaagaaacaTCCGCAGCTTCTTCACTACAGTATTGATGACGGGTTCTTGCCTCGAATCAACTTCCTTAGGAGCATTGGGATGTGCAATTCTGATATTCTGAAAGTCTTGACTAGCCTTACACAG GTTTTGTCTCTCTCACTAGAAGATAATCTAAAGCCTAAGTATATGTATTTGGTCAATGAGCTCAACAATGAAGTGCACATTCTGACCAAATACCCAATGTACTTGAGCTTGTCCTTGGATCAAAGGATACGTCCGCGCCATCGCTTCTTGGTTGAGTTAAAGAAAGTGCGAAAAGGGCCATTCCCTCTGAGCTCATTAGTTCCAAATGACGAAAGCTTTTGTCAGCAATGGGCTGGAACTAGTGTGGATAAGTATCTTGCCTTTCGCCAGAGGCTGTTACTCAAGGAGTTCGCAAACAAGTATGAGAAGAgaggatga